Proteins from one Mycolicibacter virginiensis genomic window:
- the miaA gene encoding tRNA (adenosine(37)-N6)-dimethylallyltransferase MiaA, with product MRPIAVVGPTGTGKSQLALDLAARLGGEIVNADAMQLYRGMDIGTAKLPPGERGGIPHHQLDVLDVVQTATVARYQQAAAADVEAIMDRGAVPIIVGGSMLYLQALLDDWSFPATDPAVRARYEQRLAEVGVAAMHAELAGADPAAAAAILPSDGRRIVRALEVVELTGQPFAASAPTIGAPRWDTVILGLDCDTAILDERLAVRTDTMFAQGLVAEVQGLLQAGLRDGVTAARALGYAQVIAELDAGGDGAGAQEPTFIGTRRYVRRQRSWFRRDHRTQWLDAAGGGLLDAALAAVRHVS from the coding sequence GTGAGGCCGATCGCGGTCGTCGGGCCCACCGGGACGGGCAAATCACAACTGGCGCTGGACCTGGCCGCACGGCTGGGCGGCGAGATCGTGAACGCCGACGCCATGCAGCTCTACCGCGGCATGGACATTGGCACCGCCAAACTGCCCCCGGGGGAGCGTGGCGGCATTCCGCATCACCAACTCGACGTGCTCGATGTCGTCCAGACCGCGACGGTGGCCCGCTATCAGCAGGCCGCTGCGGCGGACGTCGAGGCGATCATGGACCGCGGCGCGGTGCCGATCATCGTGGGCGGCTCGATGCTCTACCTGCAGGCCCTGCTCGACGACTGGTCGTTCCCGGCCACCGATCCAGCGGTGCGGGCCCGCTATGAGCAGCGGCTGGCTGAGGTCGGGGTGGCCGCCATGCATGCCGAACTGGCCGGCGCCGACCCTGCCGCCGCCGCGGCGATCCTGCCCAGCGACGGCAGGCGGATCGTGCGGGCCCTGGAAGTGGTGGAACTGACCGGGCAACCGTTCGCCGCGTCTGCGCCCACCATCGGAGCGCCGCGCTGGGACACGGTGATCCTCGGATTAGACTGCGACACAGCCATTCTCGATGAGCGACTGGCCGTCCGCACCGACACGATGTTTGCCCAGGGGCTGGTCGCCGAAGTTCAGGGACTGCTTCAGGCGGGGCTGCGGGACGGGGTCACCGCCGCCAGAGCGCTGGGCTACGCCCAGGTGATCGCCGAGCTCGATGCCGGAGGCGACGGTGCCGGCGCCCAGGAACCGACGTTCATCGGAACCCGCCGCTACGTGCGTCGGCAGCGATCCTGGTTCCGTCGCGATCATCGCACCCAATGGCTCGATGCTGCCGGCGGCGGTCTGCTCGACGCGGCACTGGCCGCGGTGCGGCACGTATCCTGA
- a CDS encoding DMT family transporter, whose protein sequence is MSTGNFLAALLALCAALASAIGDVIRQRSAQEITDQQVGHLELFWLSLRDPRWWGGGAAAVANYALQAVALAVGSVMLVTGLQVTALLFALPMYAWLTHRRVTNWEWMWAILLAAALAVVVVVGDPTEGKQHAPAATWIIVSAVLAAVLVGCVLAARIYKGRPAAAVLLAVVAGTSLAVFALLTKVLVEVLKADGIGAVLRAPALAPWLVATLAGMIFQQSAFRAGALTASMPTMTVAKPLVASALGVLLLNETIQAGGTEDVAVIIGVVLIVIATAALARGEAATIVADAGADLAEPVAAPTTS, encoded by the coding sequence ATGTCGACAGGGAATTTCCTCGCGGCGTTGCTCGCGCTGTGCGCCGCATTGGCGTCCGCGATCGGCGACGTGATCCGGCAGCGGTCGGCCCAGGAGATCACTGACCAGCAGGTTGGCCACCTGGAGCTGTTCTGGCTGTCGTTGCGCGACCCGCGCTGGTGGGGCGGCGGTGCAGCGGCGGTGGCCAACTACGCCCTGCAGGCGGTGGCGCTCGCGGTCGGCTCGGTGATGCTGGTGACCGGCTTGCAGGTGACCGCGCTGCTGTTCGCGCTGCCGATGTATGCCTGGCTGACTCATCGCCGGGTGACCAACTGGGAGTGGATGTGGGCCATCCTGTTGGCTGCGGCGCTGGCAGTGGTGGTCGTGGTGGGGGATCCGACCGAAGGTAAACAACACGCGCCGGCGGCCACCTGGATCATCGTGTCGGCGGTGCTGGCGGCGGTGCTGGTGGGCTGCGTGCTGGCCGCCCGGATCTACAAGGGCCGACCCGCGGCGGCGGTGCTGCTGGCGGTGGTGGCCGGTACCTCGCTGGCGGTATTCGCCTTGCTGACGAAGGTTCTGGTCGAGGTGCTCAAAGCCGACGGCATCGGCGCGGTGCTGCGGGCACCCGCCCTGGCGCCGTGGCTGGTGGCGACGCTGGCCGGGATGATCTTTCAGCAGTCGGCGTTTCGCGCGGGTGCGCTGACCGCCTCCATGCCGACGATGACCGTGGCCAAACCGCTGGTGGCCAGTGCGCTGGGCGTACTGCTGCTCAACGAGACCATCCAGGCCGGCGGGACAGAGGACGTCGCGGTGATCATCGGGGTGGTGCTGATCGTGATCGCCACGGCGGCACTGGCCCGCGGCGAGGCCGCCACCATCGTCGCCGATGCCGGCGCGGACCTGGCCGAGCCGGTGGCGGCGCCAACCACCAGCTAG
- a CDS encoding DMT family transporter — protein sequence MAKETIAVLFALGAALFGAISDVIQQRSAHRFGDQGIGAAALFARLLTDRQWWVGTASGLVALSLQAVALGLGSVLLVESLLVTSLLFALPLGARQSGHRLRRSVWLWSALLVAAETIIITVGHPTAGQARASLEAWVWVVAVLAPTVLLCLVGARAYAGRPAAAVLLAAVSAISWGIFAVLTKGMVDLIGHGPRAMFTAPELYAWAAVALTGAVYQQSSFRAGALTASLPTITVLEPIVAATLGMVLLGEVLNPGRDAAFTLVLAVATLVAAVAALSRDQAATAGEPAVAVA from the coding sequence TTGGCGAAAGAGACCATCGCCGTGCTGTTTGCGCTCGGTGCGGCGCTGTTCGGCGCGATCAGCGACGTGATTCAGCAGCGCAGTGCCCACCGGTTCGGTGACCAGGGGATCGGGGCCGCCGCACTGTTCGCCCGGCTGTTGACTGACCGGCAGTGGTGGGTGGGCACGGCGTCGGGCCTGGTGGCTTTGAGCCTGCAGGCCGTGGCGCTGGGCCTCGGGTCGGTGCTGCTGGTGGAGTCGTTGCTGGTCACGTCACTGCTGTTCGCCTTGCCGCTGGGGGCCCGCCAATCCGGTCATCGGCTGCGGCGTTCGGTGTGGTTGTGGTCGGCGTTGCTGGTTGCCGCCGAGACCATCATCATCACCGTCGGCCATCCCACCGCCGGGCAGGCGAGGGCCTCGCTGGAGGCCTGGGTCTGGGTGGTCGCGGTGCTGGCGCCGACGGTGTTGCTGTGTCTGGTCGGGGCGCGAGCCTACGCGGGTCGGCCGGCGGCGGCCGTGTTGCTGGCTGCGGTGTCCGCGATTTCGTGGGGCATTTTCGCGGTGTTGACCAAGGGCATGGTCGATCTGATCGGCCACGGTCCGCGCGCAATGTTCACCGCACCGGAGCTGTACGCCTGGGCAGCGGTCGCGCTCACCGGCGCGGTATATCAGCAGTCGTCATTTAGGGCTGGCGCCCTGACGGCCTCGTTGCCCACGATCACGGTGCTCGAGCCCATCGTGGCCGCGACGCTGGGCATGGTCCTGCTCGGCGAGGTGCTCAACCCCGGTCGCGATGCGGCGTTCACCCTGGTGCTGGCGGTGGCGACGCTGGTCGCCGCGGTCGCGGCGCTGTCGCGGGATCAGGCGGCCACCGCGGGCGAGCCGGCCGTTGCGGTGGCCTGA
- a CDS encoding DUF349 domain-containing protein gives MTTDSGSSAPTPRPGPRPGPRPGAHVGPKPGARPAPAIIGPPSGDPHRFGRVDDDGTVWLVTPTGERQIGSWQAGDREAAFAHFGRRYDDLSTEVTLLEERLSSGSGDARKIKASAAALAEQLPTASVLGDIEALAARIAAVTEHADSVAAAGRAQRDEHRAAATARKEALAAEAEELAATSTQWKATGDRLRAILDEWRTITGLDRKVDDALWKRYAAARDGFNRRRGSHFADLDRGRAGAREEKERLCKRAEELSGSTDWASTSATFRQLLATWKTTGRASKEVDEALWQRFKAAQDTFFSARNAANAERDAELEANATAKEALLVEAERIDPTNQNAARAALRSIVNKWDALGKAPRERSAELERRLRAVEKKVRDAGAAAEAAVVDPEAEARAAQFRTRAEQFERQALKAQAAGRDKEAAEATANAEQWRQWAQAAEQALNRR, from the coding sequence ATGACCACTGACAGCGGTTCGTCCGCCCCCACCCCACGGCCGGGGCCCCGTCCCGGTCCCAGGCCTGGTGCCCACGTGGGGCCCAAGCCGGGTGCCCGGCCTGCCCCGGCCATTATCGGGCCGCCATCCGGTGACCCGCACCGCTTCGGGCGGGTCGACGACGACGGCACGGTGTGGCTGGTCACGCCTACCGGTGAGCGACAGATCGGCTCCTGGCAGGCCGGTGACCGCGAGGCCGCGTTCGCCCATTTCGGCCGCCGCTACGACGACCTGAGCACCGAGGTGACCCTGCTCGAGGAGCGGTTGTCGTCCGGCAGCGGCGACGCCCGCAAGATCAAGGCATCCGCGGCAGCGCTGGCCGAGCAGTTACCGACGGCCAGCGTCCTCGGGGACATCGAGGCGCTGGCGGCGCGGATCGCGGCGGTCACCGAGCATGCCGATAGCGTCGCCGCAGCCGGCCGTGCGCAGCGCGATGAGCATCGGGCGGCCGCCACCGCACGCAAGGAGGCGCTGGCCGCCGAAGCCGAGGAGTTGGCCGCGACTTCGACGCAGTGGAAGGCCACCGGAGACCGGCTGCGCGCCATTCTCGACGAATGGCGCACCATCACCGGCCTGGACCGCAAGGTCGACGACGCGTTGTGGAAGCGCTACGCCGCGGCCCGCGACGGCTTCAACCGACGGCGCGGCTCGCACTTCGCCGACCTCGACCGCGGGCGAGCCGGGGCGCGCGAGGAGAAGGAACGGCTGTGCAAGCGGGCCGAGGAGCTGTCTGGGTCCACCGACTGGGCATCCACCAGTGCCACGTTCCGTCAGCTGTTGGCCACCTGGAAGACAACTGGGCGGGCCTCCAAGGAAGTCGATGAGGCGTTGTGGCAGCGGTTCAAGGCCGCCCAGGACACGTTCTTCTCCGCCCGGAATGCCGCGAACGCCGAACGCGACGCCGAGCTGGAGGCCAATGCCACCGCCAAGGAGGCCTTGCTGGTCGAGGCGGAGCGGATCGACCCGACCAACCAGAACGCCGCGCGCGCCGCGCTGCGCTCAATCGTCAACAAATGGGATGCCCTGGGCAAGGCGCCCCGAGAGCGTTCCGCGGAGTTGGAACGGCGACTGCGGGCGGTGGAGAAGAAGGTGCGCGACGCCGGTGCCGCCGCCGAGGCGGCCGTGGTGGATCCCGAAGCCGAAGCCCGGGCCGCCCAGTTCCGCACTCGCGCCGAACAGTTCGAACGTCAGGCACTGAAGGCCCAGGCCGCGGGTCGGGACAAGGAGGCCGCCGAGGCCACCGCCAACGCCGAGCAGTGGCGGCAATGGGCCCAGGCCGCCGAACAGGCGCTCAACCGGCGCTGA
- a CDS encoding SRPBCC family protein produces the protein MSNITAALDVKRPIRTVYNQWTQFESFPKFMEGVEQVQQRDATHLHWKIKVGPASREFDATITEQHPEERVAWRSDSGPHHGGVVTFHKIDDGTTRVTTQMDIDPDGVLENVADKLNILDHRVHADLKRFKDFIENQPAETGAWRGDVPRR, from the coding sequence ATGAGCAATATCACCGCGGCACTCGACGTCAAGCGCCCGATCCGGACGGTCTACAACCAATGGACCCAGTTCGAGTCTTTCCCGAAGTTCATGGAGGGCGTCGAACAGGTGCAGCAACGCGACGCCACCCACCTGCACTGGAAGATCAAGGTGGGCCCGGCGTCGCGTGAGTTCGACGCGACCATCACCGAGCAACACCCGGAAGAACGGGTGGCGTGGCGTTCCGACAGCGGCCCGCACCACGGCGGTGTGGTCACCTTCCACAAGATCGACGATGGCACCACCCGAGTGACCACCCAGATGGACATCGACCCCGACGGTGTTCTGGAAAACGTCGCCGACAAGCTCAACATCCTCGACCACCGGGTCCATGCGGATCTCAAGCGGTTCAAGGACTTCATCGAGAACCAGCCCGCCGAAACCGGTGCCTGGCGAGGAGACGTACCGCGACGATGA
- a CDS encoding phosphodiesterase: MIDPTGWVFRWGAALRHRRFFHPDGVLTTGFLERDAPADEGLPVPSATVVARISKATGTPGRLPDAVGLALQIPTSQADHSCWDILLVSAGSGVIGRALGVRPVVSWSGLQMTTLMPLHYRERLWWLRARLTTPIGGYGLALNSIRKQLHGGQIRFELAQASGAGEFRPLAHLVLHDHEATDEAGHDVSFDPIVHTAPGVQLRPGWLAELRAHAYRGSRKGRAATGPTRPLAGPRDG, translated from the coding sequence ATGATCGACCCGACCGGGTGGGTGTTTCGCTGGGGTGCCGCGCTGCGCCATCGCCGGTTCTTCCACCCCGACGGTGTGCTGACGACGGGCTTTCTCGAACGAGACGCACCGGCAGACGAGGGTCTGCCGGTGCCGTCAGCCACCGTGGTTGCCCGTATCTCCAAGGCCACCGGCACCCCTGGCCGGCTGCCCGACGCCGTTGGGCTGGCGCTACAGATACCGACGTCGCAGGCCGACCACAGCTGCTGGGACATCTTGCTGGTCTCGGCGGGTTCCGGGGTGATCGGTCGGGCACTGGGCGTCCGGCCCGTGGTGTCGTGGTCGGGCCTGCAGATGACCACGCTGATGCCGCTGCACTACCGAGAGCGGCTGTGGTGGCTGCGGGCTCGGCTGACGACGCCAATCGGTGGCTACGGATTGGCGCTCAACAGCATCCGCAAGCAGCTCCACGGCGGCCAGATCCGTTTCGAACTCGCCCAGGCCAGCGGCGCAGGCGAATTTCGCCCGCTGGCCCACCTGGTTCTGCATGACCATGAAGCGACCGACGAGGCGGGCCACGACGTTTCGTTCGACCCGATCGTGCACACCGCACCGGGGGTCCAACTGCGTCCCGGATGGCTCGCCGAGCTGCGAGCCCACGCCTATCGCGGAAGCCGGAAAGGCCGCGCCGCGACCGGGCCTACTCGCCCGCTGGCGGGTCCTCGGGACGGCTGA
- a CDS encoding Rv2732c family membrane protein, with protein sequence MSASGDNQHNFEAYRADIEAAERRVAGEIDPGGRGLVVAICVFVLLGSFLLPHTGSVRGWDVLFPGEGTNEALVTLPSQLFMWLALVFGVGFSLLALVTRRWTVAWAALAGSAVAAAVGLLAVWSRQTAVLGDPGPGIGLILGWITLIVLTFHWARVVWSRTAVQLAAEAERRQSTAQLQSRNLLDDLSRPEDPPAGE encoded by the coding sequence ATGAGCGCCAGCGGGGACAACCAGCACAACTTCGAGGCCTACCGCGCCGACATCGAGGCCGCCGAGCGGCGCGTTGCCGGGGAAATCGACCCCGGCGGCCGGGGGCTGGTCGTCGCGATCTGCGTCTTTGTGCTGCTCGGGTCGTTCCTGTTGCCGCACACCGGTTCCGTCCGCGGCTGGGATGTCCTGTTCCCCGGCGAGGGCACCAACGAGGCCCTGGTGACGCTGCCGTCACAGCTGTTCATGTGGCTGGCGTTGGTATTCGGGGTGGGGTTCTCGCTGCTGGCCTTGGTGACTCGGCGGTGGACGGTGGCCTGGGCGGCACTGGCAGGCTCGGCGGTGGCCGCCGCCGTTGGACTCTTAGCAGTGTGGTCTCGGCAGACTGCGGTGCTGGGCGACCCGGGCCCGGGCATCGGGCTGATCCTGGGGTGGATCACGCTGATCGTGCTGACCTTTCACTGGGCCCGCGTGGTGTGGTCACGCACCGCCGTACAGCTAGCCGCTGAGGCTGAGCGCCGGCAGAGCACTGCGCAGCTGCAGTCACGAAACCTGTTGGACGATCTCAGCCGTCCCGAGGACCCGCCAGCGGGCGAGTAG
- the miaB gene encoding tRNA (N6-isopentenyl adenosine(37)-C2)-methylthiotransferase MiaB translates to MRTYEVRTYGCQMNVHDSERIAGMLEQAGYRRAPDDADADLVVFNTCAVRENADNKLYGNLSHLAPNKRSNPDMQIAVGGCLAQKDKDSVLSRAPWVDVVFGTHNLGSLPALLERARHNRSAQVEIVESLREFPSSLPAARDSAYSAWVSISVGCNNSCTFCIVPSLRGREVDRSPEDILAEVRALAAEGVLEVTLLGQNVNAYGVSFADPELPRDRGAFASLLRACGDVDGLERVRFTSPHPAEFTDDVIEAMAQTPNVCPTLHMPLQSGSDRVLRAMRRSYRSERYLGILDRVRAAIPDAAITTDLIVGFPGETEQDFDETLEVVAAARFSAAFTFQYSKRPGTPAAELPDQLPKEVVQQRYDRLIELQEQISWDENKAQIGRTVELLVAVGEGRKDAQTARMSGRARDGRLVHFAPGTAQVRPGDVVTTTVTGAAPHHLLADGALLSHRRTRAGDSHAEPAPGVGLGMPKMPGVTR, encoded by the coding sequence ATGCGCACCTACGAGGTGCGTACCTACGGCTGTCAGATGAATGTTCACGACTCCGAACGCATTGCCGGCATGCTCGAGCAGGCCGGTTACCGGCGGGCACCCGACGACGCCGACGCCGACCTGGTGGTGTTCAACACCTGCGCGGTTCGGGAGAACGCCGACAACAAGCTCTACGGCAACCTGAGCCACCTGGCCCCCAACAAGCGCAGCAACCCCGACATGCAGATCGCCGTCGGCGGCTGCCTGGCGCAAAAGGACAAAGACAGCGTGCTGAGCCGCGCGCCCTGGGTAGATGTCGTCTTCGGCACTCACAACCTGGGATCGTTGCCGGCGCTGTTGGAGCGTGCCCGGCACAACCGCAGCGCCCAGGTGGAGATCGTCGAATCGCTGCGCGAGTTCCCGTCGTCGCTGCCCGCCGCGCGGGACTCGGCCTATTCGGCCTGGGTGTCCATCTCCGTCGGCTGTAACAACAGCTGCACCTTCTGCATCGTGCCGTCGTTGCGTGGCCGCGAAGTGGACCGCAGCCCTGAGGACATCCTCGCCGAGGTGCGGGCGCTGGCCGCCGAAGGCGTTCTCGAGGTGACCCTGCTGGGCCAGAACGTCAACGCCTACGGTGTCTCCTTCGCCGACCCGGAACTGCCGCGCGACCGCGGTGCATTCGCGTCGCTGCTGCGGGCCTGCGGGGACGTCGACGGTCTGGAGCGGGTCCGCTTCACCTCACCGCATCCGGCCGAATTCACCGACGACGTCATCGAGGCGATGGCGCAGACCCCCAACGTGTGTCCCACGCTGCACATGCCGCTGCAGTCCGGTTCGGACAGGGTTCTGCGGGCGATGCGTCGCTCCTACCGCTCCGAGCGCTATCTGGGCATCCTTGACCGGGTTCGGGCCGCCATTCCAGACGCAGCCATCACCACCGACCTGATCGTCGGGTTCCCCGGGGAGACCGAGCAGGACTTCGACGAGACCCTTGAGGTAGTGGCGGCCGCGAGATTCTCCGCCGCATTCACCTTCCAGTACTCCAAGCGGCCCGGGACACCGGCCGCCGAACTTCCCGATCAACTGCCCAAAGAGGTTGTCCAGCAACGCTACGACCGGCTGATCGAGCTGCAGGAACAAATCTCCTGGGACGAGAACAAGGCCCAGATCGGGCGCACCGTCGAACTGCTGGTGGCAGTCGGGGAGGGCCGCAAGGACGCCCAGACGGCGCGGATGAGCGGCCGAGCGCGCGATGGCCGGCTGGTGCACTTCGCTCCCGGGACCGCGCAGGTGCGCCCCGGTGACGTGGTGACCACGACGGTCACCGGTGCAGCGCCGCACCACCTGCTGGCCGACGGCGCGCTGCTGAGCCACCGGCGTACCAGGGCCGGTGACAGCCATGCCGAACCAGCGCCCGGTGTCGGACTGGGCATGCCGAAGATGCCGGGGGTGACGCGATGA
- a CDS encoding amino acid ABC transporter ATP-binding protein, with translation MTSGGPDLVPMIAIHHVNKYFGGLHVLKDVNLEVARGEVVAILGPSGSGKSTLCRTINRLEVIDSGAIAVDGQPLPAEGAALARLRAQVGMVFQSFNLFPHKTILDNVTLAPMKVHKMPRTQAQRQAMALLERVGVADQAHKHPAQLSGGQQQRVAIARSLAMNPKVMLFDEPTSALDPEMISEVLDVMTTLADDGMTMVVVTHEMGFARRAADRVVFMADGAIVEESAPADFFGAPKSARAQDFLAKVLDH, from the coding sequence ATGACCAGCGGCGGGCCGGATCTGGTGCCGATGATCGCCATCCACCACGTCAACAAGTACTTCGGTGGCCTGCATGTGCTCAAAGACGTAAACCTCGAGGTCGCTCGCGGCGAGGTGGTGGCGATCCTGGGCCCGTCGGGCTCGGGTAAGTCCACCCTGTGCCGCACCATCAACCGGCTTGAAGTCATCGACTCCGGTGCGATAGCCGTCGACGGCCAGCCGCTGCCGGCCGAAGGCGCGGCGCTGGCCCGGCTGCGGGCCCAGGTCGGCATGGTGTTCCAGTCGTTCAACCTGTTTCCACACAAGACCATCCTGGACAACGTCACACTGGCACCGATGAAGGTGCACAAGATGCCCCGAACGCAGGCGCAGCGCCAGGCGATGGCACTGCTGGAGCGGGTCGGCGTGGCCGATCAGGCCCACAAACATCCCGCACAATTGTCCGGCGGTCAGCAGCAGCGGGTGGCGATCGCTCGGTCCCTGGCGATGAACCCGAAGGTGATGCTGTTCGACGAGCCGACCAGTGCCTTGGACCCGGAGATGATCAGCGAGGTACTCGATGTGATGACCACGCTGGCCGACGACGGGATGACCATGGTGGTGGTCACCCACGAGATGGGCTTCGCCCGCCGCGCCGCCGACCGGGTGGTGTTCATGGCCGACGGCGCCATCGTCGAGGAATCCGCTCCCGCAGATTTCTTCGGGGCGCCGAAATCTGCACGGGCCCAGGACTTTCTCGCGAAGGTCCTCGACCACTGA
- a CDS encoding glutamate ABC transporter substrate-binding protein, giving the protein MRTARTLQVLARSWAVLAAAFAMTALCTACSAHDSGKITIGVKFDQPGLSVKKPDGTLGGFDVDVARYVAARLGYGPDRIAWIEAPSGQREMLLRNGQVDYLVATYSITDSRRQKVDFAGPYLLTGQSLLVRADNTDITGTASLQRHKKLCSVSGSTPAQRIKDRYPGVQLQRYDTYSACVEALRNGAIDAVTTDDVILAGYSAQNPGAFKLVGERFSQELYGIGVRKGNDGLRQRINDALEEMERDGSWRAAFVDNFGPAGFAVPEPPPIER; this is encoded by the coding sequence ATGCGAACGGCGCGAACCCTGCAGGTGCTGGCGCGGTCCTGGGCGGTCCTGGCGGCGGCGTTCGCAATGACTGCGCTCTGCACGGCGTGTAGCGCTCACGACAGCGGCAAGATCACGATCGGTGTCAAGTTCGACCAACCCGGCTTGAGCGTCAAGAAGCCCGACGGCACGCTCGGCGGATTCGATGTCGACGTGGCCCGCTATGTGGCGGCCCGGCTGGGCTACGGGCCCGACCGCATCGCCTGGATCGAGGCCCCGTCCGGTCAGCGCGAGATGCTGCTGCGCAACGGCCAGGTCGATTACCTGGTGGCCACCTATTCGATCACCGACTCCCGGCGCCAGAAGGTGGATTTCGCCGGACCCTACCTGCTGACCGGGCAGTCGCTGTTGGTCCGCGCCGACAACACCGACATCACCGGCACCGCTTCGCTGCAGCGACACAAGAAGCTGTGTTCGGTCTCGGGCTCCACTCCAGCCCAACGGATCAAGGACCGCTATCCGGGCGTGCAACTGCAGCGCTACGACACCTATTCGGCGTGTGTGGAGGCGCTGCGCAACGGTGCGATCGACGCGGTGACCACCGACGACGTCATTCTGGCCGGCTACTCCGCCCAGAACCCCGGCGCCTTCAAACTGGTCGGCGAACGATTCTCGCAAGAGCTCTACGGAATAGGTGTGCGAAAGGGCAACGACGGCTTGCGCCAGCGGATCAACGACGCCCTCGAGGAGATGGAACGCGACGGATCGTGGCGAGCCGCGTTCGTGGACAACTTCGGTCCCGCGGGGTTCGCGGTGCCCGAACCGCCGCCGATCGAACGATGA
- a CDS encoding amino acid ABC transporter permease, translating to MMFAEYRGQILQSFTVTVELAVLSGILALIWGTGLAAMRLAPVPVLRWLGGGYVHLVRNTPLTLLLLLCSFGLAQTLGVSLTDPQSPTSVDDSNFRLAVLGLSVYTASFVCEAVRSGVNTVGIGQAEAARSLGLSFTQNLRIILLPQAFRAVIIPLGSVLIALTKNTTLASAIGVAEAALLMKSMTENTAALLGVGAVFAAGFVVLTLPLGLFFGYLDRRWAVSR from the coding sequence ATGATGTTCGCCGAGTACCGGGGCCAGATCCTCCAATCCTTCACCGTCACCGTCGAGTTGGCAGTGTTGTCCGGCATACTCGCGCTGATCTGGGGCACCGGGCTGGCCGCGATGCGGCTGGCCCCGGTGCCGGTGCTGCGTTGGCTCGGCGGTGGCTATGTCCATCTGGTGCGCAACACCCCGCTGACGCTGCTGCTGTTGCTGTGCTCGTTCGGCCTGGCCCAGACGCTGGGAGTCTCGCTGACCGATCCACAGTCGCCAACGTCGGTCGACGACAGCAACTTTCGTCTTGCCGTATTGGGCTTGAGTGTGTACACAGCGTCGTTCGTCTGCGAGGCGGTGCGCTCAGGAGTCAACACCGTGGGCATCGGCCAGGCCGAGGCCGCTCGCTCGCTGGGACTGAGCTTCACCCAGAATCTTCGGATCATCTTGCTTCCCCAGGCTTTTCGGGCCGTGATCATTCCGCTGGGCTCGGTGCTGATCGCACTGACGAAAAACACCACCTTGGCCTCAGCGATCGGAGTCGCCGAAGCGGCGCTGCTGATGAAGTCGATGACCGAGAACACCGCGGCGCTGCTCGGGGTGGGCGCGGTGTTCGCCGCAGGCTTCGTTGTGCTTACTCTGCCGCTGGGTTTGTTCTTCGGATATCTGGACCGGCGCTGGGCGGTGTCGCGATGA
- a CDS encoding amino acid ABC transporter permease — MRSAPRATVLFDTPGPRARARYHAMSVATVLVAGLLGWVIYSRLSAKGQLTAEKWTPFLTADLWRTYVLPGVMGTLTAAAWSIGLALILGVSLGVGRLSQIKPVRWSCAVTVEFFRAIPVLIMMIFAYFIYGLLNVFPPQQIALAGVVTGLTLYNGAVIAEIVRAGVKALPGGQSEAAAALGLGWGSSMRLVLLPQAVTAMLPVLVSQLVVVLKDTAIGYQITFVEMVRQGTVVGSQYSNYLPALLVIAALMITGNLVLSAGAIRLERRLRRARHSPLGAATIEPEGTPGTRVV, encoded by the coding sequence ATGAGGTCCGCGCCGCGTGCGACCGTGCTGTTCGACACCCCTGGGCCCCGGGCCCGCGCCCGCTACCACGCAATGTCAGTGGCGACGGTGTTGGTTGCCGGACTGCTGGGATGGGTGATCTATTCGCGACTGTCGGCCAAGGGCCAGCTCACCGCGGAAAAGTGGACACCGTTTCTGACCGCGGATCTGTGGCGCACCTACGTGCTGCCCGGTGTGATGGGCACGTTGACCGCGGCAGCTTGGTCCATCGGACTCGCGCTGATTCTGGGGGTATCGCTCGGGGTCGGCCGGCTGTCGCAGATCAAGCCGGTGCGCTGGAGTTGCGCGGTGACCGTGGAGTTCTTCCGGGCGATTCCGGTGCTGATCATGATGATCTTCGCCTATTTCATCTACGGGCTACTCAACGTCTTCCCGCCGCAACAGATCGCGCTGGCCGGAGTGGTCACCGGGCTGACCCTCTACAACGGGGCCGTGATCGCCGAGATCGTGCGGGCGGGCGTAAAAGCCCTGCCCGGCGGGCAATCCGAGGCGGCTGCCGCGTTGGGGCTGGGCTGGGGCTCCTCAATGCGGCTGGTCCTGCTTCCGCAGGCGGTCACTGCGATGCTGCCGGTGCTGGTGTCACAACTGGTGGTGGTGCTCAAGGACACCGCAATCGGCTACCAGATCACGTTCGTGGAGATGGTGCGCCAAGGCACCGTCGTCGGGTCCCAGTACAGCAACTACCTTCCCGCACTGCTCGTGATCGCGGCGCTGATGATCACCGGAAATCTGGTGCTCTCGGCCGGGGCAATCAGACTGGAGCGGCGTCTGCGTCGGGCCCGCCACTCCCCCTTGGGGGCCGCCACAATTGAGCCGGAGGGCACCCCGGGCACCCGGGTCGTTTAG